The proteins below are encoded in one region of Brachyspira intermedia PWS/A:
- a CDS encoding DUF2271 domain-containing protein — protein MKKIFIILFMIFAVSFINENYAQNGTKKVNISFDYTKRPGYSSNQIAVWAEDNNGNYIATIYITDFTGRREGWTYRKQSLNNWQKKANAQSIDKKIIDAVSKSTPKQGKVNIVWDCKDNQGNIVKDGTYRIVVEATIYQDNNVLYTSVINIGNQANSQKASAKYSKPEAQKIDIIKNVNVSFMP, from the coding sequence ATGAAAAAAATTTTTATTATATTATTTATGATTTTTGCTGTATCATTCATAAATGAAAACTATGCTCAAAATGGTACTAAAAAAGTTAATATAAGTTTCGATTATACTAAAAGACCGGGTTATTCAAGCAATCAAATAGCTGTTTGGGCTGAAGATAATAACGGCAACTATATAGCTACAATATATATTACAGATTTTACAGGAAGAAGAGAAGGCTGGACATATAGAAAGCAATCTTTAAATAATTGGCAGAAAAAAGCTAATGCTCAAAGTATAGATAAAAAAATAATTGATGCCGTATCAAAATCTACTCCAAAACAAGGCAAAGTTAATATAGTTTGGGACTGCAAAGATAATCAAGGAAACATAGTAAAAGACGGTACTTACAGAATAGTTGTTGAAGCTACTATATATCAAGATAATAATGTACTTTATACTTCTGTTATAAATATAGGAAATCAGGCTAATTCTCAAAAAGCATCAGCTAAATACTCAAAACCTGAAGCTCAAAAAATAGACATAATAAAAAATGTAAATGTAAGTTTCATGCCTTAA
- a CDS encoding ankyrin repeat domain-containing protein: MLKNKNIFRIIISFIFLIITSLFLYSQEYDTNYYKNLFDKMFTNEDELKEMAKDPKEYIENLFKEAAEKVLKEKIEFYKKYNVIEIDSLEYEYQNAAEGYGDLEAVKKFIQKYDINGVYDGYTLLYTYSKYNGKLDIVEFLLENNADVYQKSINGKTALYSAVDDYAYDVVEIILKHYKNDDDINDEFLLAVNKENEFILKSLLKKKFLFFGNKFKMDLDKGLEIALDKGNEDIAAILVLNGAKTDNFLYYFKLVFGKYLILTAILIAIIIIFIKAYKRRYIPDIYQKTITFITFKDKVNNMYIYSYVYYGGLVSAMQGFFGNIFINNDKIKGYYNILSNFMDNYISIYCFDDNKQNDKEYFSWYDIIIERNEKAIIKFDCSLYDFINSDKKEINYIVEISDSKIINGVFEVNSNPDIKVEYFKLIFKKMAKSNHLINILRYLFDLYHFNIKNNDKINSYINGDNKLHSQKQNELKIDVEKILKKHDKVLFNDIKTKYYDKLKDFYNADNIVYFDDKTICVYKRFAKIESNNNLIINNISLIIDLDNEKLISPYLKDFVNNADEILKRYNVPKNFYNDTDNLIFLITEAGIILMKDKGHKKIFIPLDDIKYNINKDHYLSYLFD, from the coding sequence ATGTTAAAAAATAAAAATATTTTCAGAATAATTATATCTTTTATTTTCTTAATAATAACATCTTTATTTCTATATTCTCAGGAATATGACACCAATTACTATAAAAATCTTTTTGATAAAATGTTTACAAATGAAGATGAATTAAAAGAAATGGCAAAAGACCCTAAAGAATATATAGAAAACTTGTTTAAAGAGGCAGCAGAAAAAGTATTAAAAGAAAAAATAGAATTTTATAAAAAATATAATGTTATAGAAATAGATAGTTTAGAATATGAATATCAAAATGCTGCAGAAGGTTATGGGGATTTAGAAGCTGTTAAGAAGTTTATACAGAAATATGACATAAACGGAGTATATGATGGCTATACTTTGCTTTATACTTATTCAAAATATAATGGCAAACTTGATATAGTAGAGTTCTTACTAGAAAATAATGCTGATGTTTATCAAAAATCTATTAATGGTAAAACAGCCCTTTACAGTGCTGTAGACGATTATGCTTATGATGTTGTTGAAATTATCTTGAAACATTATAAAAACGATGATGATATAAATGATGAGTTTTTATTAGCTGTTAATAAAGAAAATGAGTTTATCTTAAAAAGTCTATTAAAAAAGAAATTTTTATTCTTTGGAAATAAATTCAAAATGGATTTAGACAAAGGTCTTGAAATAGCACTTGATAAAGGCAACGAAGATATAGCTGCTATATTGGTTTTAAATGGAGCTAAAACTGATAATTTTTTATATTATTTTAAATTGGTATTTGGTAAATATTTAATTCTTACAGCTATTCTTATAGCTATTATTATTATTTTTATTAAAGCATATAAAAGAAGATATATTCCTGATATTTATCAAAAGACAATAACGTTTATAACTTTTAAAGATAAAGTAAATAATATGTATATTTACTCTTATGTTTATTATGGCGGACTAGTATCTGCAATGCAGGGTTTTTTTGGAAATATATTTATAAATAATGATAAGATAAAAGGGTATTATAATATACTCAGTAATTTTATGGATAATTATATTTCTATTTATTGTTTTGATGATAATAAACAAAATGACAAAGAATATTTTAGCTGGTATGATATTATTATAGAAAGAAATGAAAAAGCCATTATAAAATTTGATTGTTCTCTCTATGATTTTATAAATAGTGATAAAAAGGAAATTAACTATATTGTGGAAATATCTGATTCTAAAATTATAAATGGAGTTTTTGAAGTTAATAGCAATCCTGATATTAAGGTAGAATATTTTAAATTAATATTTAAAAAGATGGCAAAATCTAATCATTTGATAAATATTCTTCGCTATTTATTTGATCTCTATCATTTCAATATAAAAAACAATGATAAAATTAATTCATATATAAATGGAGATAATAAACTACATTCTCAGAAACAAAATGAATTGAAAATAGATGTAGAAAAGATTTTAAAAAAACATGATAAGGTTTTATTTAATGATATTAAAACTAAATACTATGATAAACTTAAAGATTTTTATAATGCTGATAATATAGTGTATTTTGATGATAAAACAATATGCGTATATAAGAGATTTGCTAAGATAGAATCTAATAATAATCTTATAATAAATAATATATCGCTCATAATTGATTTAGATAATGAAAAATTAATAAGTCCTTATTTGAAAGATTTTGTTAATAATGCTGATGAGATATTAAAAAGATATAATGTTCCTAAAAACTTTTATAATGATACAGACAATTTAATTTTTCTTATAACAGAAGCCGGTATCATATTAATGAAAGATAAGGGGCATAAAAAAATATTTATCCCTTTAGATGATATAAAATATAATATTAATAAAGATCATTATTTGTCTTATTTATTTGATTAA
- a CDS encoding nitroreductase family protein, whose translation MSEDILFTRRSIRKYIKGKQVEDEKIEYMLKAAMYAPSANNRRNWEFIVVKNRETLDKIMNSHPYAKMLDTATLAIVVCGDLSDESGQLYWQQNCSAALQNLMLAAKAKDLGSVWIGVAPREERMNEIIKIFNLPDHIKPLGIVVIGYPDGEPAMPDRFEPNKIHYEKY comes from the coding sequence ATGAGTGAAGATATTCTATTTACAAGAAGAAGCATAAGAAAATATATTAAAGGTAAACAAGTTGAAGATGAAAAGATAGAATATATGCTTAAAGCTGCTATGTATGCTCCATCTGCAAATAATAGAAGAAATTGGGAGTTTATAGTAGTAAAAAACAGAGAAACATTAGATAAAATCATGAACTCTCACCCTTATGCTAAAATGTTAGATACTGCTACATTAGCTATAGTTGTATGCGGAGATTTATCCGATGAATCAGGTCAGCTTTACTGGCAGCAAAACTGTTCTGCAGCTTTACAAAATTTAATGCTTGCAGCAAAAGCTAAAGATTTAGGAAGCGTTTGGATTGGTGTTGCTCCTCGTGAAGAGAGAATGAATGAAATAATAAAAATATTTAATTTACCTGATCATATTAAGCCTTTAGGAATAGTTGTTATTGGTTATCCTGACGGAGAGCCTGCTATGCCAGACAGATTTGAGCCTAATAAAATACATTATGAAAAGTATTGA
- a CDS encoding DNA adenine methylase, with the protein MNYIGSKLSLLDFLYESIMSVIDDNCHTFCDLFAGTGIVGRYFKSKNFSIIANDIQYYSYVLNKHYIENSKYLSFYDLNEEIEELKETDIKEKYIIVCEYLNNIDYQKGFIYNNYSLGGTKDKEHKRIYFSDENAMKCDDIRMKIEEWLNNKKINENEYYFLLASLLENIDRCANTASVYGAFLKDIKKQLQKLSIIVLANLL; encoded by the coding sequence ATGAATTATATAGGAAGTAAACTGTCTTTATTAGATTTTTTATACGAATCTATAATGTCTGTAATAGATGATAATTGTCATACATTCTGTGATTTGTTTGCAGGTACAGGTATTGTAGGAAGATATTTTAAATCTAAAAATTTCTCGATTATAGCTAATGATATTCAGTATTATAGTTATGTTTTAAATAAGCATTATATAGAAAATAGTAAATATTTGTCATTTTACGATTTAAATGAAGAAATAGAAGAATTAAAAGAAACTGATATCAAAGAAAAATATATAATTGTATGCGAGTATTTGAATAATATAGATTATCAAAAAGGTTTTATTTATAATAATTATTCTTTAGGAGGTACTAAAGATAAAGAACATAAGAGAATATACTTTTCAGATGAAAACGCCATGAAATGCGATGATATAAGAATGAAAATAGAAGAATGGCTTAATAATAAGAAGATTAATGAAAATGAATATTATTTTCTTCTTGCCAGCTTGCTTGAAAATATTGATAGATGTGCAAATACAGCTTCAGTTTATGGTGCATTTTTGAAAGATATAAAAAAACAGCTTCAAAAACTTTCAATTATTGTCCTTGCGAATTTGTTATAA